One Cydia amplana chromosome 18, ilCydAmpl1.1, whole genome shotgun sequence DNA segment encodes these proteins:
- the LOC134656233 gene encoding retinol dehydrogenase 13-like has protein sequence MCETGTKLDGKVAIVTGGSSGVGYEVAKNLARRGTRVIIASRNETKLKLARDKLEEETGNKDIGYKTIDLGSFKSVRDFVSETTNAESRLDILVNNAGAVGLPDVLTEDGLNLTMQVNYFGTFLLTYLLIPFLHKSAPSRIINGSAGSPYIGSIDFEHWNDIGRYSFIETLSNSKLAITLFNVELSKRLNSDDVTANSFDPFVVPDTDVLNQIPSGIKEIADFFIRLVGQPKEEVGAQIAYLAAAPELEHVSGKHYKFCMDWFNHWLASDDELRRKLWDVSKQLVKISADEDWETNFIH, from the exons ATGTGTGAAACTGGGACGAAATTGGACGGCAAAGTGGCTATAGTGACTGGTGGAAGCTCGGGAGTCGGTTACGAAGTAGCTAAGAATCTAGCTCGCCGAGGAACTAGAGTCATCATAGCAAGCCGCAACGAAACCAAACTGAAACTAGCTAGGGATAAGCTCGAAGAAGAAACTGGAAACAAGGACATTGGATACAAAACTATAGATCTAGGATCATTCAAATCTGTAAGAGATTTCGTGAGCGAAACTACTAATGCTGAAAGTCGACTAGACATCTTAGTCAACAACGCTGGCGCTGTAGGCCTACCCGATGTTCTTACGGAAGATGGACTAAATTTAACCATGCAAGTGAATTATTTCGGGACTTTTCTACtcacttacctattaataccaTTTCTGCACAAATCTGCACCAAGCAGGATCATCAATGGGTCAGCAGGATCG CCCTATATCGGGAGCATTGATTTTGAACACTGGAATGACATTGGGAGATATTCGTTCATAGAAACGCTGAGCAATTCTAAACTTGCTATCACTTTGTTCAACGTTGAGCTGAGTAAACGCTTGAATAGTGACGATGTTACTGCTAATAGTTTTGACCCTTTCGTAGTGCCAGATACGGATGTATTAAATCAGATCCCGAGTGGTATAAAAGAAATAGCGGATTTCTTTATACGGTTAGTTGGTCAGCCGAAAGAAGAGGTAGGAGCTCAGATAGCGTATTTAGCTGCAGCTCCAGAGTTGGAACATGTTAGTGGCAAACATTACAAATTCTGCATGGATTGGTTCAACCACTGGTTAGCAAGTGACGATGAACTAAGAAGAAAATTATGGGACGTTTCGAAGCAACTTGTTAAAATAAGTGCGGATGAAGATTGGGAAACGAATTTCATACATTAG